In the Natronoglycomyces albus genome, ACACCTGGCACCCGCTCACCTGGGGTCAGCGGCAACGACCACCGACGCGTCGGCACGCACGCCAATGCCATCGCCGACGGCTCCTCGCTGCTGGTGATCGGCCGTCAAGTACTGCACTCGGAGGACCGCCGGACCACCGTGGCGCAGATCGTGGAAGAGATCGAGGAGGCCCGAGCGTGAGAGCCCTGCCGCCGAAATCAGTGATCGCTTGCGTCCATCTGCTGCCCACTCCGGGCTCCCCCCGTTTCGACGGCAATGTCGAACGCATCTACGCGACCGCTCTAGCCGAGACCGATGTGTTCCTACGCCACGGCGTCGACGCCCTGATCGTGGAGAACTTCCGGGACCAGCCGTTCCTACCCAACAGCGTCGGGCCCGAAACCACCGCGACCATCGCGGGCGTGGCGCGGGAGGTAGTGCGAGCATCCTCGGTGCCCGTTGGCGTTGCGGTGCTGCGCAACGACGCCGCGGCCGCCATGTCGATCGCGGTGGCCACTGGCGCGCAATTCATCCGCGTGAACGTGCACACCGGAGCCGTGCTCACTGAACAAGGCATTCTCACCGGGCAAGGTCACGACACCCTACGGCGGCGCGAACAGTTGAAGGGCACGGTCGACATCTGGGCTGACGCCCGGGTGAAGCACTCCGTGCCGTTCACTCATCACGACCTGGCCGCCGAGATCCGGGACTTGAACAAAAGCGCCGACGGCATCATCGTCTCCGGCGAACTGACCGGGGTAGAGGCCCTGCCTCAAGACCTGAAGGTCGCTCAAGAGAACAGCTCCGCCCCCGTATATGTCGGTAGCGGAGTCACGGCGGTGAACCTGGCCCAACAATTCGACTCTGCCGACGGATTCATTGTCGGCAGCGACTTCAAGGAAGACGGTGTCGCCGCCCGGCCCGTCGAGGAGGGCCGCGTCAAGACCTTCATGAACGAGGTTCGCAGACTCCGTGAAGCGTCTACACCGGCATGAGTATCACCGACCACCAAGCACGCAGCACCAGCTCATCGAGGTAAGGCTATATGGACAGTAGCAACGAAACGCGGGTCGACATCGAATCCTTTCGGAAGCTCTTCGGCGAGCCCCGGCCGACGCAGGGACGGCTGATCTCGATCGTCGGGTTCGACGGGTCGGGAAAGACCACCCAGATAGAGCAAACTGCGTCGGCGCTGCGTCGGCAGGGCCACGAAGTAGTCGAGACGAAGCAGCCCACCGACTGGTACCGGCAGCTGTCGAAAGTCCAGTCCTTCCACGCCGAGGGCGGCTCCGTCGAAACCGCTCACATCCTCGCCTTGCTCGCTGCCGCCGACCGTCGGCAACATGTGCGTGAGGTCATCGAACCCGCGCTGGAACGCGGCGCGATCGTCCTGTGCGACCGATACGTGTACGCGACGTTCGGGGTGTTCATTCACCGAGGCGTCGACTCGGAATTCCTCGCGACCATCAACAGTGGGATTCCACGCCCCGACTACGCCTTCTACCTGGACATGTCCAGTGCGGACCTTGTGCGAAGGCTGAAAGAACGGGACGGCGAGAACCTTCAACATGAAGAAAAGTCGGTCGACCGCATCGAATCCATCACGCGCACATACAAAGAGCTGGCCTCAGAACTGATCAGTATCGACGGGTCCGCCCCACCCACAGATGTCACGGCCGCGATTCTGAGCCACCTCCAGATCGGCCCCCCGACTACCGAGAACTCCACCGACCACGGGCTCTCGGCCAACGCTTAGGAATTCACTCGCTGAATCCCTAAGCCCGCAGATGGAAAGCGCGTCCGCGGGCATCGAAAGAACCACGACAAGAAAGGTGATAACCATGCCAGGCAAAGGCCCTTCGATCACTCCGTCCATCGCAGGCATCTTCAAGCCGCGCCCCTAACAGGGCACCTGGTCGCCGCCAAATCTGACAAGGGCACCGGACGTTGAGCGTCAGTGCCCGGCGGCACGAGGACAAACCCCTGCGCTTGGAGTGGGAAGAACGCTCTTTCCACTCCAAGCCACCACCACTACCCCTATACGGCCGCCCGTGCGAAGCCACCCACTTCAGTTGGCCGGACGTGCCGGCTCAGACCTCGCCCGCGAGACCACCAGGGCTGGCAACCGCACAGGTGGGACACCTTTGAGGAACACATGACCGACGACTCCGCTCCATCAGCAGACATCGCCCACATGGACCTACCATCGTGGGTTCGCGAGAGCTACTCCAACGACGACGTCTACCTCTTCGACGAAGCCCCCTCCGTCATCTCCGTGTACGAAGACCCGTTCCTGCTGGAGAAGTTCACTTTCCTCGTCCACGTCCCCGCCGAAATCCTCCACAGCCAGGAACGACTGCGACGATTCC is a window encoding:
- a CDS encoding BtpA/SgcQ family protein, which encodes MRALPPKSVIACVHLLPTPGSPRFDGNVERIYATALAETDVFLRHGVDALIVENFRDQPFLPNSVGPETTATIAGVAREVVRASSVPVGVAVLRNDAAAAMSIAVATGAQFIRVNVHTGAVLTEQGILTGQGHDTLRRREQLKGTVDIWADARVKHSVPFTHHDLAAEIRDLNKSADGIIVSGELTGVEALPQDLKVAQENSSAPVYVGSGVTAVNLAQQFDSADGFIVGSDFKEDGVAARPVEEGRVKTFMNEVRRLREASTPA
- the tmk gene encoding dTMP kinase, whose amino-acid sequence is MDSSNETRVDIESFRKLFGEPRPTQGRLISIVGFDGSGKTTQIEQTASALRRQGHEVVETKQPTDWYRQLSKVQSFHAEGGSVETAHILALLAAADRRQHVREVIEPALERGAIVLCDRYVYATFGVFIHRGVDSEFLATINSGIPRPDYAFYLDMSSADLVRRLKERDGENLQHEEKSVDRIESITRTYKELASELISIDGSAPPTDVTAAILSHLQIGPPTTENSTDHGLSANA